GGACCGAGGAACAACTAGTACGGGCAGACGGTTCGAGGGACGCTTAACGAAGCCAGAACAGGCTCCGGAGGGCGAACAGGTTGATACAGCAGTGGATGCGAATGATCTAGGATTGAGGGCCGATGCGCCTGCATTTGTGCCAGGAACACAATCGGAACCTGTCACCAACGAGCCAACTCCCTCGACTACTTCCGCacccgcgaagaagaagcctaaGGCTAAGAATGCCCCGCCCCCGCCGCCTAAAGTTACGACAAAATCAGTTGCGCCCGACATTGCCACTCGCATTCATGAGGATATTGCTCACAACCTCTATGAGTGTCCTATTTGCACCGCAGAGCTGGGGAGGAGATCGCGTGTCTGGAATTGCGGATTATGTTGGACGGTCTTCCATCTAAGCTGTGTCAAGAAGTGGTCGAAGAACGAAGGTGCTGCTGCGCAGGACTCTGCCCGTcgccaaggagaaggtgaCCCGACTACACCTCGAGCCTGGCGCTGTCCTGGCTGTAACCTTCCCCAAGAAGTGTTTCCATCAAATTATACTTGCTGGTGCGAAAAAGAAGTTGACCCGCGATCGCTTCCTGGTCTTCCACCACATTCATGTGGACAGACCTGTGCACGACAGCGTAAAGGCTGTCCGCATCCGTGCGATGCGACCTGTCATGCTGGGCCCTGCGCGCCATGTACAGCTATGGGCCCCACACAAGATTGCTTTTGCGGTCGAAATTCGTCCACCAAGCGTTGCCAGGATACCGATTATGAAAATGGATGGAGCTGCGGGGAAATCTGCGGGGATCTTCTGCCGTGCGGCGAGCATGCTTGCCCCCGACCATGCCACGAGGGTCTCTGTGGTGATTGTGAGGAGAGGGTAGAGGCTCGCTGCTACTGTGGAAAAGTACAGACGGAAATGTTGTGCAGTTCCAAGGACGAAGAAATGGACAGCCATATGCTGCACGATGAGGACGGCGAGGTTGAGGATTGGACTGGTTGTTTTAGTTGCGGAGACCAATGCAATCGCCCCTTCGACTGTGGCGTTCACTTCTGCCAGAAGGGTTGCCATCCACAGGACGTACAACCCGCCCACTGTCCAAGGTCACCAGACGTCGTCCTTCATTGTCCTTGCGGTAAAACACCATTGGCGGAAATTCCCGGATATACGCCTCGAAACTCTTGTGAGGACCCCATTCCCAACTGCTTGGAGGCCTGTGGAAAGATTCTACCGTGTGGACATTCATGCGACAAGGTCTGCCACACCGGATCTTGTGGGCCTTGTTTGCGCAGAGTCCTCGTACCTTGCCGTTGCGGACGCAACTCATCTATGTCAATTTGCCACCAAGGTACTCTTGAGCACCCTCAGTGTTTTCGCGTCTGCAAGGCTGGCTTGCATTGTGGTCGGCATGCGTGTGCTGAGCGCTGTTGTCCCGGCGAACAGAAGGCGGTTGAGCGTCAGGCTCTGCGGCGAAAGCTCAAGTCTCATCTCCGCCCaagtgatgaagatgtggagGCCGAACATATCTGCACTCGGGTGTGTGGCCGCATGCTGAAATGTGGGCGGCATACATGCCCCGAGCTCTGTCATAAAGGACCCTGCAACACTTGTAGAGAGGCCATCTTCGAGGAGATCTCATGTAATTGTGGTCGATCTGTTTTGTATCCACCTTTACCTTGTGGGACCCAGCCGCCGCCATGCTCTGCGCCGTGCGAACGCCCGAAATCGTGCGGTCATCCCCAGACACCACACAACTGTCAtacggatgaagaggagtgTCCCAAATGCCCCTATCTAACCGAGAAGATGTGCTTGTGTGGAAAACAAATATTGAAGAACGTACCCTGTTGGCTGGCAGATGCGCGGTGTGGCCGTATCTGTGGCGAAACGCTTAAGTGTGGCTCTCATACGTGCCAGAAGAACTGCCATCGCCCGGGCGATTGCGAAGATACTTTGAAGCCTTGCCAACAGCCATGCGGAAAGACCAAGACGATGTGCGGTCATCCATGCACGGAGCCTTGCCACGCGCCTTATCCATGCCCCGAGAAAACGCCCTGTTCTTCCATGATCACGGTAACATGTGGTTGCGGACGCCTCCGCCAGGAGCGTCGTTGCAATGCAGCGAAGGCTGTGGCATCAAAGGGACAGTTGCAGCAGCCACAAAGATTGCCTGCTGTGACCCCCTTGACATGTGATGATGAATGCGCGCGGCTCGAGCGGAACCGTTCGTTGGCATCTGCTTTGGGAGTTGACATTAACCCGTCGACTACTGTTGCGCAGAACGCTACTGCGAGTCTTCCCTATTCTTCTGAAACTCTGGACATGTATATCCAGTTGTCGTCCTCCGCTCCTTTGTCTACCCTCCAATCTTATGAATCTACTCTTCACTCATTAGCGGCTAATCCAACACAACGTTCTGTACGGTTTCAACCAGCAAAGTCATCCCTACGGGCGTTCGTTCATTCTCTCGCAACTGACTGGGGCTTCGCGAGCGAGAGCTTTGACCCCGAACCTCACCGACATGTGTTTGTTTTGAAACCTACAGTGTGGaaccctcctcttcttgggATGGGCAATGGAACAGCGATCGGAATCGGCGGCATGAGTGTAAGCGAATGCGTTAAACTACGCGAACGCCAGAGACAAAAAGAACGTGAAGCCCAGCGTCTTGCTGCAGCGGAAGCCAAGGCCCAACGGGAAGCTGTTAAGGCCCAGGCAAACGCCACCAACGAGGGTGGATGGGCTCAGGTCGCCGCCTCACGACGAAGCAATGCCAGCACACGAAGCACGACCCCGAATCCAGGCACGACTTCCCGGTCTGGTTCGATGTTTGCGGCTCTCACTGGCGATGATGGGAGCACATGGGGCGCTCCTAAGAAGGAAAAACTCGTCCTTCGGTCAGGAGTAGGCGCCGGGAAACAGTTGCGAACCCCACAACCCGCAGCTGAGGTTGTTGATAgttgggaggaggaagaagaaaaacaagagcAGGAAGAGCGTGCTCGGGAGCAGGAGCAGGGGCAGGAACAGGATGATGGACAAGGAGATGTTCAGCAAGGAACCTCCGAACTCGAAACAGCACAGACTGGAGAAGCTATTGCTACTTCTTCAGTGGTATGATACCGAGGCGTTTGAGACTATAGTTAATGATTGCTTATGAATATTTtcctaatttttttttttttcctgttttctACGGCATCATGCATATGGTCCCACTTAATGGCGATCAGATTAGCGTGCAGGATTCGCATCAGCGGCGTGTTTAACAAAGCGACTCGGAGGCTAACAAAAAAGTTTGATAGAGCTTGTGTTGAATGATACTACTATAATGCCTAAAAATTCAATAGATCCAGTGCAAAACTTTGAGTTAGAAAAAAGAACTTGAACAAGGGATCCTTATGTCTCTAGGGATTCGGAATGCTTCCTGTCAAGCGGCACCATCCAGTCTAGAAACCACCTCTCCAGTCGTAGTATTTTGCCCCAgatactagtaaatataaagataacCTCGAAGGGCCTGTACTGTCAGATGGGTTGTACCAGTGTAGCTCGCTTTTTGGCCTGGACATAATCGATTCCTTATCTTGTTTACAAGAGCCATCTAACCAATAAGCATCACCGAGCTCGCGTATGAACCAACCAACTCTTCAAATTTGCTACTGTAGCACGAACATTCATTCCATGACCGAGGTCAGATGCATCTGTGCCATTTTCCCTATAAGGCTGAGCTAATTGCTGTCGCACGTTACACAAGAGATATAGCTACTTTGCATGTCTTGTGTGTTGACAACCATCTCCTCTCGAGAAACCCATTTGCCAAGCACGCTCTCGCATAGTCATCATTCGTAGTTAAGCTTCAACATGAACCTGTCTTGAAATTAGAGCACTGGGAACGTCTGTTCTAGTCATATAAATGCAGATTAATGATATCCTCTCAACGGGCATGGGCGACGATGTAGTGATGGTTGGCGGGTATGTGTTCGGATAGACCGAGAATGGAGAGTGATTACACCTTTGGGATTCTTGACAATGGCTTTACGTGACAGTCTAAAGAGATAATATTGATTTCAGATGCATAGGAACTCATTGGTTAAGACCAGAAGGCCATAGGAAAAGCATGGTATTATCAAAGAACCGATATACTTCGTAACTCCTGGAGTCATTGGAGCTTGCGAGTACCTGTACAGATTACGTACCCCCCTTTTCTATGCCCCGGGCTGCGTCAGTCAAGCTTTCAGATAAGCCATTGGTTGCGGATGGATTGCACTAATTAAATGAAAAGAATCATGATCGACAGATGATGTGGACTGCCGCAGCCACTACTGCGGTGTACAGGGGAAACACGTATTAATAGATGCTGTTTCACTTATTAATATCGTCTGAGAAAGATCAGCGGTACGCAGTAAGCTAACTTATTCGCTTCTTCTGATCattgatcttcatcttctgcTGTTTCATCATTCCTTGGGTCAAcgtttccttcttcctgcgACGTGGGTGAGTTGAAgttcttccttgtcattaCTAGATGGATGTAATAATCATTAGGTAATGAATAGTGGCCCTGACCGAGGTCGCCCTTCCCTGGCCTtcgctttgctttttctttttctctgtctTATTGCCTGTTGGCGTTGTGGGGTTGGTCTGATGGCATCGTCTAGAGTTACTCGAACCACCCCATGGCGGCAACTATTGAAATCCCGTGGCGAACTGCCATAGTTGCCTGTCGTCCTCATGGGGGATAGTTTACAGAGAACATGAACTACGGACTCACCCGATATCTTTCGAGGCCGTCTTGCGGCGGTCGGTCCCTCCGGCTGCAAAATCTGGTACGGTGCCCAGCACTAACCCGGCCTAAACGATCTAGACAGGTGAATAAAAAAGAGTTTCCACGGTAGCGTACACTAAAACGGCGTTTCGTTGACCTTCTTTGTCTGCAGTTGCCCCCAAGCTAAcgaaatttttttttttttttttttaattaatcgTTCTGGCGGCCTGTGTTAGCGTAGCGCGGAGAATGGCAGGCAAAATCTGATGGTTCACGCTTGCAACTTGCTCTACCGACAGCGTCTTGGCAATGGGCAGACCGAGACATTTTTGGTTGGATACTGtcaagcaaagaaaatagaaaaatgCTTATTCTGCTTGGCTGAATTGGAAAATATGGGTTCGGGATGAACGCATAATATGTCAGACTTTCGGAGTTCCTGGTGTTGTTAGACATCAGATTAGATTATCTGATTGATTTGATCACAGAGGAAAATCTTATCTACCATGGGACAAGTGTCTGGCGGCGAACAATGAACTTTCACAGTCGAAGACGTCAACACGGTGAAAAAATTTGCAGGCCTGACGGTGTTGCCGATGTGGGAACCAACCGTGCGCTAAGTGGGGAACGCTTGGTGGGAAATTCTTTTCCCAATCTTGTATGGCATGACTGACACTGCTCATGACAAGAGTTTACTTTCATACACTCAGATGTGACCTTAAGAGTTTGCTGGTCACATGAGTATGACAATAAATATTAGCGAAAAGTTATGGCTTCTTTTGGGCTTCTGGTTTCCTTTTCCCGATTTGTTTAGTTTGATGGGGGGTTCCCAACGTGGTCATGTCGATGGTCACCCATGCTTATCTTCGCCCGATTTAgtgggaaaggaagaagtcaaatcAGGTTCAAAAGTTAAATGTCATATTGCTAGTTGGGAAGGCCAAAACTATACTCTTGCTAGCTCAACTAACTCCCAGGGAAGTGGGATGATAGTCTACGCCCCAAGAACAGTCATGTACTGTACATGTACTATAAGACTTAGCTACGATGCATGCTTGGTATTGCTTACCTGTTCTCTGCTCGGGCCATGTCTTGTTTTAAGTGTAAGACACCTAATACGCTAGAGTGATCCCACTCAATCGATCCCATCAGCTTACGGGATAAATTTCTCTTTTGCGGTTGGACATTTTGTTCATCTCGTTTGACTTTACAGCCGGTATTCGCTCCTTGGCATCGCGTGGGAGAGGACGTACTAAGCTCATTGTGGAGCAACTAATGTGCTGGACTCATCCGCACCGGAACTTTTCGTGTGAGGGCGATGCCCTTACTCGATCAGATGTCGTATCGCACAAGAAAGCGTGGAGTGTTCCCTCGATCAAAACAAAGGAGGAAGGCAAATAATATCACTCTGGCTTGAGATATTTAATCTCGAATTGCATGCACAGTAGGTAGTAGAGTAGTATTGGCCTTGGATAGTGACTGGTAAATCGCGCCTAGACCGGAATAGAACCGGAGATGAGGCCTGCAAGGGCAAAACAGCGGATCATCACCCTGTAGAGGTAATTTTCTGATTTggattttttctttctttttctttctccccattAGCACACCAATGAGTGGGTATAATTTCCGCTCAGGCATTTTCAGCTCCGAAGCAGGCGTATCGGTCTGTATCGGATGAGACTAAAAGGGTAGTTCCATAATCAGATCCCAAAATGTTATCTGATCCGGCCAGTCGCATTGTGGCTCCACGGTTACAATCCCCTCCGGACCATGATTGGTCCGATACAGCCACTTCCACCACTCAACGAACATCGCTAGGGCTCCACGCTGAAGCAGCGCGTCTTGTGCGGGAAAGGAAAATTGTGTTTCGCATGATTTCTATGGCCCGGCCCATTCGCCGTTGCTGGTGGATATATTGCGGTTGATTTCCTCGTGCggatctcttttcttctctcttttataGATCTTATctctcccccttcccccctGTCACTTTGAGTACCCAAGCTTCCACCCTTTGATTGTTTTCAATTGGGGAAGACCACGCCATCGAGGTCTCAAACCGGACAGGAAGTGTGAGCTTCACACTCGAgatcagaagagaaggaagcgaTAGAGGGATCACGCTTTGACGTGACTAATTCAATCGAATATGGGTGTCTTGGAGAAATTCACTGGTGGTACACCAGCCGCAGAAACCGGCGATACCGAAGCTCATAGGCCGAAGAATGCAGCGGAAGCATCCGGAAATCAGATCCTTGCTATTGAGACTGACAGTTCCCGACTGAGTCTTGAAGCGCGTAACGAGAAGGAAGCTCAAGAACATCCCGATCAGGTTACGCGAGATGCGCTACTCGGTCAGCAGAAAGCCGAAGCCGCTGCCCTTGTCTGGAGTAAGAAGGCTGTCCGTTTTACCTACGGCTGGTGAGTATCTTGCCTGATTTGTTAATTGTTTGTCGGATTTCACGTCTAACCATGTATGATCAATCACAGGATTTGGGTGTGTTTCTTTATGATGGCACTGCAGTCAGCTCTCAGCAGCACCGTTATGTTAGCCGCTTATGCCGATTTTCAGCAAGCACCGCAAGTTGCTACGTCCAATATCTTGTATAGTATCATCGGAGGTGTTCTGAAGTTGCCAATTGCTAGAATGCTTAACATTTGGGGCCGTGCGGAAGGTTTGCTCGTCTTCATCGGAGTCTACACACTCGGCCTGATCATCCTTGCTGCATGCAACGGACCTGATTCCTTCGCCGCCGGTAACGTTCTCTTTTGGGTTGGGTATAACTCTGTTTACCTTATTCTCGACGTTTTCATTGCCGATACTTCTGGCCTGAAGAACAGAGCCTtcgcttttgcttttgtcaGCACGCCTTTCATCTGCACTGCCTTCACAGCTCCTTTGGCTGGCCAGTCTTTTGTCCGTCACAGCGGTTGGCGCTGGGGTTATGGTGTGTTCGCTATCGTGGTTCCAGTCACCCTCTGTCCCCTTGCTGTAGTTTTCAAATATTATGAGCGCAAGGCCATCAAGATGGGCGTCTTCAAACGGGAGCCCAGTGGCCGGAGTCTTGTGCAATCTATCGTACATTACTTCCATGAATTTGATGGTATGCTACGAAATCTCCCGGTTCTCTGTTTTCTTGCTGACTTTGTGCGATTTCAGTTATTGGTGCACTCCTTTTGATGGCTGCTTGGatccttctgctgctgccattCAGCTTGGCAACCTACGGTCGGGCCCAATACAAATCTGCAGCTTTCATTGCCGAGATTGTCGTCGGATTCTGTCTGCTTTTTGTTTTCGCCGCGTGGGAGAAGTGGTTTACTCGTTCCCATTTCGTAAGTTACGAATTACTCAAGAAGCGCACCGTTTTAGGTGCCTGCGGTATGGCTgctcttgctttcttcagcttctaCTGCTGGGATCAATATTTCATGAATTTCTGTATTGTCGTGTACAACCTCAGTGAGTCGATGGGAGGATATATGGCGCAGATCTACAACGTTGGTTCCACCTTCTGGGGTGTTGGCTTCGGTTTATGGGTCAAGTTCACCAAGCACTTCAAGTACGCTTGTCTGTTCTTCGCTCTTCCCCTCATGATCCTGGGTGCTGGTTTGATGATTCACTTCCGTGGtgagggtggtggtgatatTGGCTATGTTATCATGTGCCAAATTTTCATCGCTTTTGGTGGTGGTTCTATTGTCCTTGGTAACGAAATGGCTGTCATGGCCTCCGCTGACCGCGAAGGTGTGCCTATGATGCTGGCAATCTTGGGTCTGTTCAACAGCTTGGGTGGTGCCATTGGTTATGCTGTGGCTGCAGCCATCTACAACAACACCTGGCTCGACGCTCTCGAGTCCCGTCTACCAAGTGACATGCTATCGCAGGCCAACGAAATCTACTTGGGTGGTTATACACTTCAGCAAACATACGCCATGGAGAGTCCAACCCGTGATGCCATTAATTACGCATGGGGTCGTACCCAAATGTACGGATCGATTGCCGCGACCTGTTTGCTGGCTCTGGGAATTCCTTGCATCGCCATCTGGAAGAATTACAATGTCGacaagaagcagaacaagGGTACTATGATTTAAGCAGTGGGTCTCATACAAAACTTGGAAGAAAAATGATAGAATCTCTCTTGGATACCCACGTCTCAtgtattaaatattattggTTTGGAATGGTTTGTTAGAAAGCcatgaggaagaggcgaGAACCCTTCTGTATGGTTATAATACTTATTGATTTAATGTCAAATTCATACCCATTTCTACTTTTTGCGTTAGGGACTTTGCCTATAAAGCTTGATCATCTACTCCTGCCAATGATGGAGCCTACCGCCCGCTCCTATTCTATCCCATGCAGCACTGTGTACACAACTCTTGGAATATGGAGAGATGCCCAACGGCCTGGATTGATATTACCTCAATCAATGATACTTTATCAGTAGTTGAGCAGATTACTTTATCACCGCGCCGACAGCTTCTGTATGTCTCTTAACTTTATTCCACCtcttgtactccgtatgtacatacatgcatattTGGGAATTTCCCAACCCCGCGGGCACGTGCCACATCCCTTGCAGGCCATCCAATACATTCTGCCCAACCTCTGCCGATCAGTCCCTTCGTTTGGACATAATGTTACATTGCATTGAATCAGCGTCTGGATACCCCCAGTTACTCCGCTATGTCACACTGTTATTCCACTTCTTACATGCTCCTTCCTCGGAAGTGTGCTTCACAAACGATAGACTTACAGCTACTACTGGCATGCTGTTCATTGTTGAGGTCTTTAATACCATTTACATGCAATCGGTATGCGACGAGAGTACATAGCCGTCCTATGTGCTCAACTGACGACCTTTGCCCTGGGAAGTCATCAAGCGCGCACTCCCGTGGCGGACCAAGATGTGCTTAGGTTCGTCGACCCTCTTATCGGGTCAAATAACGGGGGCAATGTATTTGCAGGAGCTAGTCTTCCTTACGGTATGGCCAAGGCAGTAGCAGACGTCGATGGTCAAAATACCTCGGGCTTTTCCACCGACGGCAGCAACGTCACCGGCTTTTCTGCTTTACATGATGCCGGCACAGGGGGGAACCCATCTTTGGGCAACTTCCCTTTGTTCCCTCAATACTGTCCTGAAGATGTACTGGACAACTGCAACTTCCCCAACGCTGCGCGGGCAGTCCATTATTTGAATGACTCGGTTGTCGCCCGGCCGGGGTATTTCGCTTTAGCGCTTGAAAATGGAATCCATGCTGAAATGACCACCACGGAACATGCAGCTCTGTTTCGCTTCAACTTCCCTCCAGCGACAGCGGTGAATGGGTCGGAGCTTAGCCCACTAATCTTGGTAGATCTTACTGACCTATGGAAGAGTCGACAAAATGCGTCGATTAGTATAGATGGCCAGACTGGACGGATCAAAGGCAATGGCACATTCCTTCCCAGCTTTGGTGCGGGCTCTTACGTATCTTATTTCTGTGCTGATTTCGCCGGCGCACCCATACGCGATAATGGGGTCTGGGTCAACAATCGGGGAGGAACTGAGCCTAAAGAACTCTACGTTACTCGTGGGTTCAATAACTTCTATCTCGAGGCTGGAGGTTTTGCTAGGTTTGAGCGACCTACTAATGGGTCAGTGAGTGTTCGAGTTGGCATTAGCTATATCAGCACCGATAGGGCTTGCGAGAATGCCCGACGGGAAATCCCGCACCCACTAGAGGATTTTGAGGATATTCGGCGTCGTGCAGAGAGTGCTTGGAGAGAAAAGCTTAGCCCGATATCTATACAGTCGGGTGACGTCAGTGAAGATTTACAAACCAGCTTCTGGAGTGGTGTCTACCGCACAA
This Aspergillus flavus chromosome 1, complete sequence DNA region includes the following protein-coding sequences:
- a CDS encoding putative transporter (siderochrome-iron transporter, putative) → MGVLEKFTGGTPAAETGDTEAHRPKNAAEASGNQILAIETDSSRLSLEARNEKEAQEHPDQVTRDALLGQQKAEAAALVWSKKAVRFTYGWIWVCFFMMALQSALSSTVMLAAYADFQQAPQVATSNILYSIIGGVLKLPIARMLNIWGRAEGLLVFIGVYTLGLIILAACNGPDSFAAGNVLFWVGYNSVYLILDVFIADTSGLKNRAFAFAFVSTPFICTAFTAPLAGQSFVRHSGWRWGYGVFAIVVPVTLCPLAVVFKYYERKAIKMGVFKREPSGRSLVQSIVHYFHEFDVIGALLLMAAWILLLLPFSLATYGRAQYKSAAFIAEIVVGFCLLFVFAAWEKWFTRSHFVSYELLKKRTVLGACGMAALAFFSFYCWDQYFMNFCIVVYNLSESMGGYMAQIYNVGSTFWGVGFGLWVKFTKHFKYACLFFALPLMILGAGLMIHFRGEGGGDIGYVIMCQIFIAFGGGSIVLGNEMAVMASADREGVPMMLAILGLFNSLGGAIGYAVAAAIYNNTWLDALESRLPSDMLSQANEIYLGGYTLQQTYAMESPTRDAINYAWGRTQMYGSIAATCLLALGIPCIAIWKNYNVDKKQNKGTMI